The sequence below is a genomic window from Lolium perenne isolate Kyuss_39 chromosome 7, Kyuss_2.0, whole genome shotgun sequence.
TAGGGTCCAGCCGCTTGGGCGATCGGGCGGTCCACCTGAGCCTCCATCTTCATgacgagtgggactggcgacccaccccctatgggtgtATCCCCATCAGCACACACTACTCCATAAACTGGAATATTTTGAGGACACGGAAATTAATGAATTTACCACCCGCCATAAACTGGAGCCATGATCCAATGATCTACTTCTGCTTCAAGAATTGCTCCACAGAAGAGTCTTGGCTCCACGGAATGGGCGCATCATGAGCATTTCAGAGTTCCGCAATCATCGTTTGTGCTAGCAGTGACATATATATGGAGAGGTGAGTTTATCATCTTCTGTACGAAAACATCCTTATTCTTCTTCAATGTGATTCCCAAACAAAAAATGTTATATTTGACACAAGTGCCACAAACTAGAGTTAATGAACAATAGTTTCAGTCTAGGTGCAGGAAAATTATCAACAACAGCTGAACCCGAGAACCCTTGATCTCGAAAGAAAAATTGCAATAAATATTGAAATATTTTTTTAGCAAAAAGAACCATGTCAATTCTATTACGAATTAACAAGTTATGGCATGCCAAATTATTATATAAATATGTTTTTATCTTTATTAAATAATTGCATAAAAAGGAAAGGCCAAAATTATGCTTCTGCTCGAGGTAAGTTTATTCTGCTCAAACGGAAAACGGTAACGGTTAGGCCTAACGGTCTAATATACTGAAAGCAGGGCATGCATGTCGGCTAGTAACATTTTTAACGTAGATTTTGCACAAAGGAGCAGTGAATCTCACCGACGGGCTTGAACGGTAAGGGACAAGGCACGACATGCTACATTTACTAGTTGGCGGACTTGATAATACAATGCAGACAAAAGACTAGGTGGATGATCGAGATGGTTGACACAAACAGAAATATTTTCTCCGGCGGCTAGTTGAAGTCTACGATGTCCCACTATTTCGATCCAAATCGATGTCGACAAGCTAGGAAACATCACTAGAAAGCTGGGGTTGCGAAGGGTCAATGATTGGGCGCCTATTACCAACTCGGTATGGTCTCGTCGTGAGTGGTGGAGCTCCAAACTAGGACCATCGAAGGAGAGTGCTCCGACTCAGTTCCTTCTCCCAGGGCGAGATTGAGCATAAGGGAGTGTCGTGCATATTCGTCGAGTGAGGTTTGGGAGAGATCAATACTAGGAGTTGTAGGTAGTACAATTGCAGAAGACGTGAAGCGCCAGCCCTAAACGTGTTTGCTTGGTAGTGGTGGGACACACTCACACACCAGTCATCGAGGTGGACATGATTAGTCAACGGGGTTCGCTTCACCTGTCTCCGACATAAGACACACTATGAACGTTGCGTCCAATCCACAACGGGGTAAAGTCTACCTCCAGTTCACCTACCGTAGCATTAACAAGCGACGGTCCATCATGCCACCGAAAGCCACAAGTATATGCTTGCATGGTGATATTTCCTTTCATGTGACACCGTGAAAGCTGATCTGGTTTGAAGGCACTATTGTGTTGCGTCATTCTACTCCTACATAACCGGCGTTCgtgatatatatgccacacactctTGTCGTGTTATTGTGTATGGTATACATGTTATAACTTCACCTTTCTTTCGGCTTAATTGTTCGCATTATATCAGTAGATGATCAATTGCACTGACTTTTGTGGAATAGGAAAACTATAACCGTAGTTATAATGCTCCCTTTGTTTTAATATATCCTGCATTTGGGATTACTACAAGGATTATAATGTCTTTAAGGCAGCTAATTAAAGGGTTTTGACAGGCTCCAACTAGCCTAAGGAACATCTATTGTAGTTTCACCTGTAGCACATGCCTAGGGCCGGGCCGGTCCTgtgtgtgcataagcactctggtAGCTCCAAACTATTTTTACGATTTTTAAATGAAGTACAATACATTAATATCAAAAGTGTATCAAATTACACTTGGTCTCTTCAACAACATGATAGAAAATattacaaaataaaaatagaaaatagaaaagttAGCGCACCAACACTGGTAGAACCACCTTCCTAGACAACATATAGGTTGAGATAAATGTTCTCCAGTAGCATTGTCTTCAAAAAGGAATCAACAATAAAGGTACCTCACTATTTTAGAAAAGTGGGATATGAAAATGAGACATATGCATCATAGCTATAGGAACGTAAATATTTCTTGTTTTCCGAGGAACACAAGTAACCCTTGTTTCATTGACATCTCAGTTATTTTGCATCCAACGGATCAGCCAGCAGCCAGGTTGGACATGGGTGCTCCAGGAGGGTTCCGGAGGTAAGTGTTGCAGTAAGTGCATGAAACATGATGTTGCGAGATGCGACTCCTGAACAAACATGTTGAAAAGTTGGATGCTAACATGCCTTTCCCTTTGGTTTGATCACTTGCCCACCACGCCTCGATTGCATATGCATGAACTAACATGCAAATTCACACAGAGAATATCATCAATCAATACAGAGATTGAGAGGTTTTCCATCCTTTTCAAGAAAATGCAAAAAATCTTGGGAAGGTCCATAGTGCGAAGATGAGGAGGAAGGCGAGAGGCAAAAGCCGTGCCAGGGTGATCCCCTTCATCTTGTCGGCTAGACGATGTGTTGATATATAAAAAATTCACATACATGTGATATTATACCAATTTGCATTATTATTGATTTGTTCTATCTTTTGTGCTGTAAGGATATCCTCACCTCGTCAGATAAGGATGACCTTTTCTTACAGTTTTAAATACCTGCTTAATTCTATATCCCTTGCAATCTTTTCTATGCATGTTTGAGTTCGTGGCCATGTTTTCCGGTAATTAATTTTATTTTGGTTATACCATTAGCTAGCTGATTCATTTAGACTAGTGCAAATCTGGTGACAACACGTAGTTACAAAGCAAATTGGCAACCCATTTGATGACAGTTGGACCATGTCCAGCCCAAGACAATAGTCAACAAACCTGAGAAACACCACAGTTTGCAAACCGCCCTGGCAAAGGGGTGCATATATGTTCTGGTTTAGTGTTGGAAGTATACTACTCCCACCGTCTCATAAAACTTATCTCAACtttatcaaaatttaaatgtatctaatGCAAAATAATGTCTatatacattcaaatttagacaaagttaAGACAACCTTCATGAGACGGAGTAATAAACATGTTAGGATTTTTTTTCACTAAGAGAAGATCAAATTgaaaacaaaatttgcaatttaaCATTCATTTTCCCAAAACATAAAGCATGGCCGTTCCATCGCCGCGTCATGGACGCACACACGTCAGACATCAAAGTGGACGGTGATGGCAGATTTGACAAAAAAGAAGTCGTTTGGGCTCACATCAAAATTTTCATGGCGCAACTTCTAAATCCCCACCATCACATACACTTCTTTAACTCATACTAGTATACTACCTCGGTTCGGAAACTAGCTTTCTTAAAAATCTTATATTGTAGAACGGAGGTAATTAACTATAGAAAAAGGAAAGATTCTACTTGTACCCCTTTTGTGTAGAGCAAAAAGACaagtatacatttatttcctagaAATAGTTTTTTTGAGCGTTTCTTACATGGAAAATTCAACATTTGATTGATCTAAATAGTGCCTTTATTTGATCCAGTTTGAAAACAAAACACATGCCAGGTAGCTATGTTTATCATACAAGACAACGCATTGATGATTTGATCCGTATCTTCATAGAGGAGACGAAATCGTGTCGTGCGGCCATGATCGAACTCCATCTTCTATGGAGCATGTGCTAGACATGGAGACGACGTACTCATGCGCGCCAGCTGAGTTGGTTCATCTGAGCGCTCTGCTATAAACTTCCTTTCGCTCGCTCGCGATCAGGACGGCCAGGGCGACGAAAACCGATCGGCCGGAGCATGGCCACGAATCGGGCGACCGTCGTCGCGGTGGTCCTGATGGCGGCGGCTCACCTGACAGGCGCCAGCTTAACTCAGCAGTACTATTCGCCACCGCAGTCgagtccaccgccaccgccgccccagTCGAGTCCGCCTCCCCCGTCACCTCAGCCGAGTCCACCGCCGGCGCCGCCCCAATCAAGTCCGCCTCCGCTGCCCCAAGCGAGTCCGCCGCCACGCCAGTCGAGTCCGCCGCCGTCGACTCCAAGTCCGAGCAGTTACGGGGGCTTCCAAGCGTCTGGTTGGCAGGACGGCAGCGCCACCTTCTACGGCGACGACTCCGGCCAAGGCGACGACTTCGGTACGTACATGGGATCCTGCATGCATGCAAGTAGATGGAATGGAACGTGTCACGTACATACAACCTGCATGATGCACGTTGCATCGTATGAGTCCAATTACCAAACATTTGGGCAGTTTTGGATTTTCATACTCTTTATCTCCCCACACTACAGGAGATTCTGGCAATGCCCGTTAGGTGAGGTTTCTGAGGACACGTGGCGCGGCTCTTTGCCGTGTCATTTTTCTTTGTTGTGTGTTTTTTTGGAATTTTACTGTGCTTACTTCTTTACCATGTGTTTTTATTGCTTTAACCGTGTTCTTTTTTATTACCATGTAACTAGCTATGTTGAACACGACAAATGTTATGTTTGCCATGTTCCGCGATTTTTGaagcactgcaaagtagtagacACATGGCAACAACAGATTTTTCCATAGTGCCAACCGTAACCTGATTGATGACTTCATTTTCCGGTTGCCTTCGCTACGATGTGATCTTTAACGTAGTTTGTGTGTCACGCTTTGATCATTTTTTCATCAATAATTACTAGGCTATAGTTTCATACTTATCAAAAGGTTATTACATCCACTTCGTTTACTAACATTAGTTACCATCCATTTAAGACTTGCATCATTTTTTTCTCCCATGCTACCTCTTGAAGATAACATTTCAACACTCTCTTTGTCTGCACTAATATTGAAATGTCTAAATAACATATAACCATACGTTATAGTAGAATCTAACACTAGAAGCTAGTATGGCCATCATCATATATAACCTGGTGATTTTTGGCAGTAAAGTTACTTTCATCAAAATTTGATCTTGTCTTGAAGCACTCATGCATAGTGACGCCGATGACATTAATCAGAATGATTACTTAGTCACTGTTGGGATTGTCTAGAAGATAAGTAGTAACATATTTAACACTAGATAAAAACTCATCTATGGACATATCCTCTTTCAGTGTGTGAGAAGGCCAAAAACTGAAGCCACCAAAAGGCAAGCATGACCACGTGTGTTTTGTAGAAGCTAAAATTATTGATAACGTGATTGCATACATTGCACATGCAGGCGGTGCGTGCGGGTATAGTGGCAGTGACATCGCGAAGCTCTATTCAACGAGAACGGCGGCCCTCAGCACGCCGATGTTCTCCGATGGTGATGGGTGTGGGCGGTGCTACGAGATCCAGTGTGTCAAGTCCAAGTGGTGCACTAAGGGCTCCCCTTCCATCATCATCACAGGCACCAACCTCTGCCCGCCCAACCAGAACAAGCCTAACGACAATGGTGGCTGGTGCAATCCTCCGCGACAACACTTTGATTTGGCGCCTCCATCCTTCAAAACACTTGCTGACAAGGTCGCCGGCATCATCCCTGTCCAATTCCGCCGTGTCCCCTGCCAGAGGTCTGGCGGAGTCAGGTTCTGCGTCAAgggaaacaacaactggctcctaCTCCACGTCATGAATGTCGCCGGTGGCGGTGATATTAGCGAGATGGCTGTCAAGATGGCCGGTGGTGACTGGGTACAGATGTCGCAGAATTGGGGCATCACATATCAGGCATACGCCGCGATGGACAAATCCAAGGCCCTCACTGTTAGGATCATCGGTGGCTCCTCGCCGCAACAGACCATCATAGTCGCTGACGCCATCCCCGCAAGTTGGTCTACTGGACTCTGCTACCAAGGATCAAATAACTTCTGGTGATCCATATACATGCTCCCTGTTAATTGTAGTGCATCAACTCGATGCATTACTTGTATTAAAAAATTAAGCAGTTTACAGGACCAGACTCTTAATTTTCTATGTTTCATGGGtgtgtttctctcttgtctattgcAGTCTTGTTTTACTAAAATTGAGTGTTTTGAATAAACGGTTTTGCTAGCTAACTTAGTTCTCAATTGAGTCATTCGTCATTAGATTTACATTGTGATTCGTGCATTTGAGTTGTAACTGAGATTTTTTTCGGTTGCAAGTTGGATTATGTCTTTCCTTATCATATATGCTATTTGAAATTGAATACCAATTAACtggtggttgatacgtccaaaacgtatctactttcccgaacacttttgctattgttttgcctctaatttgtgtattttggatgcaactaacacggactaacgctgttttcagcagaactgttctggtgtctcgtttttgtgcagaaatccaactttcaggaaaatcctcggaatttatgcgaaaggtcctattttcccagaatactaacggagccagaagggtaagccaggtgggggcccgagggccccacacactaggccggcgcggcccaggaggggcccgcgcggccctagtgtgtggcggcctcggctggcccccgacgccctctttcggactacttattgccttcgacctaaaaacgcacggggagaagtggaagtcgccagaaaccctccagaacgccgccacatcgcgaaactccgtctcgggagccagaagtctccgttctggcactctgccgggacggggaattggaggagatcatcgccatcatcaccaccgacacctctccatcgaccagccatgttacccccatccatgtgtgagtaattcccccgctgtaggctgaaggggatggtagggattggatgagattggtcatgtaatagtataagattgttagggcatagtgcctagtgtccgtaattggtactttgatgatattgttgcaacttgttatgcttaatgcttgtcactagggcccgagtgccatgatctcagatctgaacatgttattatttcatcatgatattcattgtttatggtcttacctgcaagttgtatacacatgtcgctgtccggaaccaatggccccgaagtgacagaaatcgggacaaccggaggggatggtagtgatgtgaggatcacatgtgttcacggagtgttaatgcttttctccggtactctattaaaaggagtaccttaatatccagtagattcccttgaggcccggctgccaccggctggtaggacaaaagatgttgtgcaagtttctcactgcgagcacgtacgactataattgaaacacatgcctattgattgctttgtacttagacaccgttttattattatctgcaaatgccctgcttgattgttacatgagtttctctcatccatgcaacgcccgttatccgtccccgtgcctacagtattttaatcctgctcgtttactataatcactgctcTTTGCTATTTTACTACGCTCTTGCTATGAAatcgttactactgataaactcttgcgagcaagtctgtttccaggtgcagctgaattgacaactccgttgttaaggctttcaagtattctttgtctccccttgtgtcgaatcaataaattgggttttactacccacgaagactgctgcgatcccttatacttgtgggttatcaagactgtttttacggcgccgttgccggggagcatagctttatttggaagttcacttggattgatattgttcgctgcaaattctccatcatgggtaaacctcgcgatcctaaagtcgccatattaccatccactacaagaaaaggtacaactacgagtacctctgctactcttgattcaccatacgTGATAAGtcgacttgtttcaccgccacaagcttcacttgctggtacttctgctttgaatctgaaaactctcataatattgataatgtttctgctgtgcttgatgatagtggttcattgggatcttttctagatgctacaattgctaggtctagacaaattgaaaatactgaaactcctaatgctactacacctgttaattcacctgaacttgattattctagtgatgatcctgatgaagattatgtggagcttaatgatgattttattaatagatgcaatggtactgctgatgcaagtaaaattaaaaagtttctcacacaatatactgttagacataagttatctcctgatcctaaatttgccacatctcctatatgcattaaggataaagattatgatttttctcttgatctatctcatatagctattgtagagaaagcacccttttgtggtactgaaaaagtaagtgctgtagaacacatgattgaactttcttctatgagtagtttgttttctgatgatgtcaagatgcgtacttatttgtcgctaaattttttcctttctcattaaaggatgatgctaaaacttggtataataatttgcctcctggttctattaaaagtccaactgatttgcgtgatgttttctttcgaaaatactttcctgctagtgctcaacatgttgctttacagagaatttatagatttgaccagggagatgaagagaaattgcatgaggcctgggcaagattttgttctcttatcagagctcgacctggacatgatttagaaaagaatgatctacttgatatattttatagtggactaaccattgagtctagggcatatttggatagttgtgctggttgtgttttcaggaaaagaactccagacgaagctgaagaattattggctaaaataggccggaatcatgatgattggactacgcctgaaccaattccaacgccaatattgaagaagaggggtttaattaaattgaatgatgaagatatgagggaagccaagaagtctctcaaggagaaaggtattaaatctgaagatgtgaagaatctacctcccatagaagacatatgtgagataattcccccttcatccatgattgaggtaaactccttcgacgctttactagggaagatattccgtattcaaaacctcctgcgcaatgcttagatgagtttgataattatattgttaagcaagaaaattttaatatgagagtagagaatcacttaatggaaaattctcgagctattggtgaattgcatggtattgtagagagaacctccaatgatgttaagatgcttgttaaacattttcaaatggttcaaactcaaattgatcaacttactgaagtgcaaaatgacttattaaaaaataattctaaagagaaacatgcttatgaagtaacaactagaggtggtgtctctacccaggatcctctatatcctgaagggcatcccaaaagaattgaacaagattctcaacgaactgaaactagtgctccatctaagaaaaagaaaaagaaacataaaactgttgtggaatcctctgagcctgttaatgatcctaatagtatttctatttctgatgctgaaactgaaagtggtaatgaacatgataaagataatgataagaatgatgcttctgataaagaagaggttgaagaataacctgaaaagcatgctaaaaataagaagtatactaaagaagattttattgctaagaaacatggtaatgaaagggaaccttgggtgcaaaagaaaatgccttttcctgctaagaaattaaaatcaaaggaagaagaacactataataaattttgtgattggatgaaacctttattcttgcaaatccctttaactgatgctattaaattgcctccttattcaaagtatatgaaagatattgtgtctaacaaaaggaaaattcctaatgaggagatttccactatgcttgctaattactcttttaatggtaaggttccaaagaagcttggcgacccaggtataccgactattccttgttctattaagaataattatgttagaactgctctatgtgatttgggagcgggtgttagtgttatgcctttctctctttataagagactttatttagataagttgataccgactgatatatctttgcaaatggctgataaatctactgctattcctgttggtatatgtgaggatgttcctgttcaagttactaataactacttgatattaactgattttgttgtgttggaaatgcctgaagatgataatatgtctattattcttgggagaccttttcttaacaccgcaggggctgttattgattgcaataaaggaaaagttactttcaatgttgatgacaaggagcataccgtttattttcccaagaggattgagaaagcatgtggagttaatacaatttctaatgtgagaactatcaaagtgggaaccattgattgtcctatatatgagcctaaagaagaatatcaaactcttgtgattggatccatatcaatacaattcaaggtaacatgattgatttgaggtttatttcttcttatgctatgtaaaatttatttggtggcaagacttgatcaaccttgttaacaaatactttttatatgcatagaggaggtaaacaacatctctttcttcctccatttgttctacttgctgtagcacttttgttttgtaaagttccttagttagttagagatttcaaaaaaattcctggccagtaataataaacttaatacccagaaatgtgcatttttcaaagttttcaaaaatccacaaaaattataccgttggtcctatttttcgacgaggcacctgggagcacctggggatgaccagtggggcaccccagggtggcaccccacaggccggcgcggcctgcaaggggagcgcgccaccctggtgtgtgggtccccctttgccccacttcactCCTCCCAcattcttctctctcccgaaaaaactagcaccaggttcctctcactcgcgtttttgctcaagagctccagatttctcgatctctttgctcagcccagatttctgtctgaaatttggcacatttgctcttcggtatgtgactcctccaaccatccaagtagaattttgtttggttgagtatatcttgaatattttgctgctgtaggtaacatgtttagtgagcttgcatgcttgttctaagtggtagaaactagttttgatgcatgattagtactctagcaagttcctatggtagtttccctcaattatatgtcaccgaatcagattttatattgtttgttgaaaaatttcagaaaagggggatggacaacttcaactttggagaagtgttccaaggggagacaacaagcacggggaggccctcgaggtcatccacccgattcaggcaatcctacaatgaggatctcatcgcaccaagcttcgcacccgaggaggacaatggagtccctaatgcttcatccttcccatgttatgactttttgagaaatgcaggtttgttggatgatttcttgaccctcgtcggtagggcgggtttaaccacctatgtgggagatgagagtgagcaatactacacgctcactaatatctttgtggagagcttcaagttcagcaATAAGCACTTTCGCCCGACAGtttcattcaagatctatggtaaacctattactatgaagttggaaaaaatttgtgctgcattgggtattgtccctgtaggtacagcaaggaagatcgaggacaaccccaaggaattgctggagctctat
It includes:
- the LOC127324041 gene encoding expansin-A17-like, with protein sequence MGAPGGFRRTARATKTDRPEHGHESGDRRRGGPDGGGSPDRRQLNSAVLFATAVESTATAAPVESASPVTSAESTAGAAPIKSASAAPSESAATPVESAAVDSKSEQLRGLPSVWRFWQCPLGGACGYSGSDIAKLYSTRTAALSTPMFSDGDGCGRCYEIQCVKSKWCTKGSPSIIITGTNLCPPNQNKPNDNGGWCNPPRQHFDLAPPSFKTLADKVAGIIPVQFRRVPCQRSGGVRFCVKGNNNWLLLHVMNVAGGGDISEMAVKMAGGDWVQMSQNWGITYQAYAAMDKSKALTVRIIGGSSPQQTIIVADAIPASWSTGLCYQGSNNFW